In Gemmata obscuriglobus, a single genomic region encodes these proteins:
- a CDS encoding MFS transporter, which translates to MLLLATFLNYMDRQALAVTLPELKRAYNLQEKRIGLIEGCFGFAFAAGSIVFGLLADRVGPRGLYPVVLTGWSLAGVATAFAGDPRAVSWLEGAGDDPGTGVFRWLLFWRTVLGVFEAGHWPCALITARQVLSRKDRTLGNGILQSGGAVASICIPLYAELIERVGGNWQVTFWSIGVVGLLWVPLWLLLVPRGSLTVSVEPPDRGGAVATEPADRTGVFRRAFVLGLIVCTITVSWQFLRAWLTLLLDFHEYSRLDARLATTGYFVSAEIGCLLVGFVVMVLVRGGRSVRAARVIAFAGYAGLTAVAALVPFVGSGALMLTGLMVAGAGILGLHPLYYALSQELPHRHMGVLSGALAAGGWVVSSVFQILIGAQIQATKSYDVGLAIAGLAPVIGLVALLVLWKAPRPAGAAHTVT; encoded by the coding sequence GTGCTTCTGCTCGCCACCTTCCTGAACTACATGGACCGGCAGGCTCTGGCGGTCACACTGCCCGAACTGAAGCGCGCGTACAACCTCCAGGAAAAGCGGATCGGGCTGATCGAGGGGTGCTTCGGGTTCGCGTTCGCGGCCGGGTCGATCGTGTTCGGGTTGCTCGCCGACCGTGTCGGCCCGCGCGGACTGTACCCGGTGGTGCTCACCGGGTGGTCCCTCGCCGGGGTCGCGACGGCGTTTGCCGGTGACCCGCGTGCGGTGTCGTGGCTCGAAGGGGCGGGCGACGACCCCGGAACCGGTGTGTTCCGCTGGCTGCTGTTTTGGCGCACGGTGCTGGGCGTGTTCGAGGCGGGGCACTGGCCCTGCGCACTCATCACCGCGCGACAGGTGCTGTCGCGCAAGGACCGCACCCTTGGGAACGGCATCCTCCAGAGCGGCGGGGCCGTCGCGTCGATCTGCATCCCGCTCTATGCCGAACTGATCGAGCGGGTCGGCGGGAACTGGCAGGTCACGTTTTGGTCGATCGGCGTTGTGGGGTTGCTGTGGGTGCCGCTGTGGCTGTTGCTCGTGCCGCGGGGGAGCCTGACCGTTTCTGTCGAACCACCTGACAGGGGCGGCGCCGTGGCCACAGAGCCGGCCGATCGTACCGGGGTATTTCGCCGGGCCTTCGTGCTCGGGCTGATTGTTTGCACGATCACGGTGAGCTGGCAGTTCCTCCGCGCCTGGCTCACGCTGCTCCTCGACTTTCACGAGTACAGCCGACTCGACGCGCGGCTCGCGACGACTGGCTACTTTGTGTCCGCTGAGATCGGTTGCCTGCTCGTGGGGTTTGTGGTGATGGTCTTGGTGCGCGGCGGACGAAGTGTGCGCGCGGCGCGTGTCATCGCGTTCGCCGGTTACGCGGGGTTAACCGCTGTCGCCGCGCTCGTGCCTTTTGTAGGGTCGGGTGCGCTCATGCTGACGGGGTTGATGGTCGCCGGAGCCGGCATCTTGGGTTTGCACCCGTTGTATTACGCGCTGAGCCAGGAACTGCCCCACCGGCACATGGGTGTGCTGTCCGGCGCGCTGGCGGCCGGCGGGTGGGTGGTGTCGAGCGTGTTCCAGATTTTGATCGGCGCTCAGATCCAGGCGACGAAGAGCTACGACGTGGGGCTCGCCATCGCGGGTCTGGCGCCGGTCATCGGGCTGGTTGCCCTTTTGGTACTGTGGAAGGCGCCGCGCCCGGCGGGAGCGGCACACACGGTCACTTGA
- a CDS encoding creatininase family protein, with product MDLADLTWPAVAALPKTTPIILPIAALEQHGKHMPVFTDSMLLGEVVRRTKLAPVATKCLFAPLQWLGNSHHHLDFPGTLSASPRVYLDLLKDLAECFIRHGFTRIAFVNGHGGNVTPYQQALFELKQQYRDRRDLLLLALTYWDAAGNPADTIPGLVQARMGHACEWETSMVLRLRPELVIGDVAAVPEVPHGREFAPGYRAWVMPDRSEPGHVGAPSAATAEKGEALFAHFAAGVVAYLERVVNWDGSWDS from the coding sequence CGCCGATCTCACGTGGCCCGCAGTTGCGGCGCTGCCGAAGACTACACCCATCATCTTGCCGATCGCCGCCCTCGAACAGCACGGGAAACACATGCCCGTGTTCACTGACTCGATGCTGCTGGGCGAAGTGGTTCGCCGCACGAAGCTCGCGCCGGTAGCAACGAAGTGCCTGTTCGCGCCGCTCCAGTGGCTCGGAAACTCCCACCACCACCTCGACTTCCCGGGCACGCTGTCCGCGTCGCCGCGCGTGTACCTCGACCTCCTGAAAGACCTCGCCGAGTGCTTCATCCGGCACGGGTTCACGCGGATCGCGTTCGTGAACGGGCACGGCGGGAACGTTACTCCCTACCAGCAAGCGCTCTTTGAACTGAAACAGCAGTACCGCGACCGTCGCGATTTGCTTTTGCTCGCGCTGACCTACTGGGACGCGGCCGGTAACCCGGCAGACACCATTCCCGGGCTGGTGCAGGCGCGGATGGGGCACGCGTGCGAATGGGAAACGTCGATGGTGCTGCGACTGCGGCCCGAACTGGTGATCGGCGACGTGGCCGCCGTGCCGGAGGTGCCGCACGGCCGCGAGTTTGCCCCCGGTTATCGTGCCTGGGTGATGCCGGACCGCAGCGAGCCGGGGCACGTCGGTGCGCCGAGTGCTGCGACCGCCGAAAAAGGCGAAGCGTTGTTCGCGCATTTCGCGGCCGGAGTCGTCGCCTATCTGGAGCGGGTTGTGAACTGGGACGGGAGCTGGGACAGCTAA